A single window of Toxoplasma gondii ME49 chromosome Ib, whole genome shotgun sequence DNA harbors:
- a CDS encoding hypothetical protein (encoded by transcript TGME49_321370) has protein sequence MLRGSSRCATRFADVAVQKNALPRCDFQLSPVNYFVTSTRRDACPFSPKSDRDRSPGSLETGWLSASTKPSRVAFYQTFPTETGALCRDEKRAKQDVARAIRNGSCWHQTVSESPWSSRVPTPDPGTKARQERSCMSRAPERNDLSKRSSRVLSVDLESKRGREVTRRFNAHLRRSCEAERTRGNARPVPTDKRRVGVSGVPTPEDGGLGDAAESEGESLFSFSAENGACDLEAPPRRERPRRRPPDVEAAAFYGVAPPALVATQREKQSTAQWVDLGGGRSPGEESSRLDGPSRPTAGGKARQREVDTAGDLAGWMALRSASEQGAFGRQTGREARATQTSKVNSCRQTRTDEERLSWTTEHLRRAARAETRSRRQKGERGDDAHRLGDEAREAELTSAPGKDAQEASAVAHVAVLFKRSLKQLLVPVIGPASSSSGAAASQALPNLSLSVSGSESLEVSSSAVKKPLLLRSSFPLLFGFLYQMQERQAAFVSQQREQRLQSMRDATPSPPRTLRLAQRRLLQLQRELASLREELQTQQRSPERCADAQAERHALLVPPILTQQLEQILVENADSFSLVDLHLLLTLSSAQAQFALSLRPSGGRASELLDARLRASPAEPRSGGRGVFEEENASVARAAAVACFASEPLQTETLEKVSRGFLQGLGKDVWLLHALLSPRLLARVSQVASRRLRELRGAQRRQFADFTRLLSLCALEAAPKGARKEEGNEGDLEKEEESLQGETQSELRRPVDGDLGSGIHSLHAMERPELFMSMDSCSESPISLSHKSRIQNAWREGHRRDAKTVERLLLLFVTLHTRVGALTCSFAPGSSSSPSSSPRSSPSPVAAASSSAGAFSGSQLMELALAAQSSLTSGDLLDSLCDSLLCLLTTPYELSSATRLPPSLCRAVPTPAKGRTQTEDRGDRRCEEGRRRSESEARAVSDNGDSARRKGESLGAPPAACGDAAKLLNRLSDPQTSREEFEEAEKPASNDEREEERREQRGDERKEERGDDIRNEAEEEEGGRTKMRGSSEFVAEESLRKTERGRFRGQQRIENHLEASAAEPSGDSETSGILPVFTEGKGEAKTAAPILLHPSSLSRLILVFFTPFFQSALEPSPCRQRMQRGVCTPEKALALCRAVSSQVERQREKMKATDLQKCVSSLLIFRAICRASAPAPEQKSLRDTFHGAAASTSSREIRVSPSPCSSHSSTSSSSAFSSPSASSASSSLPPLCTGSQEAASGPGPTRPSLACGEQTADERRERGEEQTVEAEKWRAQFWGELDGLAECLVSELVRETRDTSSLPESLLSQSRGFLLERVSETQRAGRGRSEVPTESREEEQLCGEQEERKKVWLLKEIRRLLHSLPRAGPRGSEEPEEEHGERYASTFDSENKHTERKEIDFEGTPKKREETGEGDVFAGNANCGLSREALPSSSSCFSGSLSSQSSKSYHPSVCKRSSSPSSSASSSSPSSASSSSSSSSASSSSSSSSSPSFSAFSASPVPPSSFPSSRVLSPSDSSSLASHLSSSACGFVVERSGACLAFSSLFSSVFPSSILSHSRSLRGTAASLAAVRKHRRRMQQPVHFLAHFEKFRRKQEEKSREAELLRAFGRVLLARAKVEEKRQTADRRSSNLVRQCMSAFLEQRGDTRLMDALLLPSLSLCFHLQVAEAKRLSSERLARNSGRLCRIEGRRRLEHDRERHGETDSENETDRGARGTAEESRSVPNSECRRTIERHIEGNGEQERGSREARAKEDDVDQEDLPFVGPVGVLKELQQLLLLPPESWERHLASRPLLRLLQLLKLSGRHYTGICEFLTNNEELLLLPRLATTQGERARQRGVDGSCAQSIANERGDGAHAETTRIGRKKWKNSSSSEASRAERPWRRQEGVLGEGGETTEIHRDRTDAANAERHSKDVHTEPLVVVLQTKKTNERERRDRLEREEVKQREGRTTLQSAEGTKDVNVYLGDFNAQRDFRFSLNMRDPLGIRTLNSLSFLPFAVASERRLDAFLLTLIRVILLQLRQLPAASCPRSARYDDISHCHTPLDPSASPPSSSYFSASSSSSSSSSSLLSFSSPLDPHSSGASPLSASPRSPAVFQSVPQSAALGVGLLHALALLTEQLKAKNVSSSPLQREGDSAILLRHLAHATGEEVLQLLLPGDRLSKLSLLHFLRLVVATNNLFLSPCLPASLAASTQGVVLSTGRGGGSDKSVVPQSLEVPRARPPFAEKEGKELVFRGNLSRDEETNETLWTRPAPALSPGVQRHLRALAATASWLLLPEESHRTQPSPASRERERNEEGGVNRFAASEKRIEVSMGSERDGGEEKSTATGAGRRNAQARRRKIAREAKECRGERAGEEAFETEKKARKETEVPAFCAVPPSALAPLTRSFAEVYRHLTQLSVHLRSRDEFARSSLPRQSELQRTGNLAGIPEGDSFPVLSPAYEQEVDMVEVLREAYEELLLLLAAAALSAQRSLTQTQWKTIGQALLFSVCTAEFLPFFEATLPLCRRGAIIEPREETEENDLSASLLDVDAAVMDLLLFLRFLSRCPASDSRSSSPTCLLSSSSLASSVFRVPLESETEQGRRDSEAEKEEGRNTRESLRSREQCNRERGGFRFSVSPEKGRSFAERDLPPTEKSCRSSEELATQTVERLLLLVDREGAAVREKAKQRRRREDVLKGAEGERHPEATEKETEGGCSEKEGKTTQRQRRRDVYLQTLRLLGGECDTHLLGQVLKGYLRAERVERREDRDRFLRLKRNALHTLLVLSSLDA, from the exons ATGCTGAGAGGCAGCAGCCGATGCGCAACGCGTTTCGCCGATGTGGCTGTGCAGAAAAACGCTCTTCCAAGATGTGACTTCCAACTCTCTCCAGTCAACTACTTCGTCACTTCTACGAGACGAGATGCATGCCCGTTTTCCCCGAAAAGCGACCGCGACCGGTCGCCAGGGTCACTGGAGACTGGGTGGCTTTCGGCGTCTACGAAGCCGTCGCGGGTGGCTTTCTACCAGACCTTCCCGACGGAAACTGGAGCTCTTTGccgagacgaaaaacgcgcaAAACAGGATGTCGCACGCGCCATACGAAACGGCAGCTGCTGGCATCAAACCGTTTCTGAGAGCCCGTGGAGTTCGCGCGTACCGACGCCCGACCCGGGGACGAAGGCAAGACAGGAGCGCTCCTGCATGTCGAGAGCACCGGAACGGAACGATCTTTCGAAAAGgtcctctcgcgtcctcaGCGTGGATTTAGAGAGcaaacgcgggagagaagtCACGCGCAGATTCAACGCACATCTTCGACGTTCctgcgaagcagagagaacgaggggaaACGCGCGACCAGTGCCTACGGACAAACGTCGGGTGGGCGTTTCGGGTGTACCTACACCCGAGGACGGCGGCCTTGGGGATGCGGCCGAGTCAGAGGGGgagtctttgttttctttttccgcgGAAAACGGAGCGTGTGACCTCGAAGCGCCTCCCAGGAGAGAGCGTCCACGTAGAAGACCTCCAGACGTCGAGGCAGCTGCGTTTTACGGAGTCGCGCCTCCTGCACTGGTAGCGACTCAGCGTGAGAAGCAGTCGACTGCGCAGTGGGTGGATCTCGGCGGCGGCAGATCGCCTGGAGAAGAGTCTTCTCGGCTGGATGGCCCAAGTCGACCGACAGCGGGGGGAAAGGCGAGGCAACGGGAGGTCGACACTGCAGGCGACTTGGCAGGTTGGATGGCCCTCAGGTCTGCTTCTGAGCAAGGAGCGTTCGGGCGTCAGACCGgaagggaggcgagagcgacacAGACGAGCAAAGTGAACTCTTGCAGACAGACAcgcacagacgaagagaggctCTCCTGGACGACAGAGCACCTGCGGAGAGCGGCGCgagcggagacgagaagtcgccggcagaaaggagaaagaggagacgacgcgcaTCGTCTCGGCGATgaagcgagggaagcagaACTGACATCTGCGCCTGGAAAAGATGCGCAAGAGGCATCGGCTGTGGCGCATGTTGCAGTGCTTTTCAAGAGGTCCTTGAAACAGCTTCTTGTCCCTGTCATTGGCcccgcctcttcctcgtctggcGCTGCCGCCTCTCAGGCACTTCCGAATCTGTCTTTGTCTGTTAGCGGATCGGAATCGCTCGaggtttcttcgtctgccgtgaagaagcctctgcttcttcggtcgtcgtttccccttctctttgGGTTTCTCTACCAGATGCAAGAGCGGCAAGCGGCCTTTGTGTCTCAGCAGCGGGAGCAGAGACTGCAGAGCATGCGCGACGCGACGCCGTCTCCACCTCGGACGCTCCGGCTCGCGCAGCGACGACTCTTGCAGCTGCAACGCGAACTTGCCAGTCTCCGCGAAGAGCTGCAGACCCAGCAAAGGAGTCCCGAGAGATGTGCGGATGCCCAGGCGGAGAGACATGCGCTTCTCGTTCCGCCGATTCTCACTCAGCAGCTCGAGCAAATCCTCGTAGAAAACGCCGACAGCTTCTCGCTCGTCGatctccaccttcttctgACCCTTTCCTCTGCACAGGCGCAGTTCGCACTCTCGCTGCGGCCTTCGGGTGGACGCGCATCCGAGCTGTTGGACGCGAGACTTCGCGCCTCACCCGCGGAGCCGCGCTCGGGGGGCCGTGGGGTCttcgaagaggaaaacgcttCCGTCGCTCGCGCGGCAGCTGtcgcctgcttcgcctccgaGCCGCtgcaaacagagacacttGAAAAGGTCTCGAGAGGTTTTTTACAGGGTCTCGGGAAAGATGTGtggcttctgcatgcgctcctctcgcctcgccttctcgcgcgcgTCAGCCAAGTCGCGAGCCGCAGACTGAGGGAGCTGCGAGGCGCACAGCGCCGACAGTTCGCAGACTTTactcgccttctgtctctctgtgctctgGAAGCAGCGCCCAAGggggcgagaaaagaagagggaaacgagGGCGActtggagaaagaagaagaaagtcttCAGGGCGAAACGCAGAGCGAACTAAGGAGACCAGTGGATGGAGACCTTGGAAGCGGAATTCACTCTCTGCATGCTATGGAAAGGCCCGAGTTGTTCATGTCGATGGATTCCTGCTCGGAGTCGCCCATCAGCCTTTCACACAAATCGCGAATTCAAAACGCCTGGCGAGAAGGACACCGTCGAGATGCGAAGACAGTCgaacgtcttcttctcctctttgtcaCGCTCCACACTCGCGTGGGTGCCCTCACCTGTTCTTTTGCCCCggggtcttcttcttctccgtcgtcttctcctcgttcttctccttccccagttgctgctgcctcctcttctgccggTGCGTTTTCCGGTTCGCAGCTCATGGAGCTGGCGCTGGCAGCGCAGAGCTCTCTGACGAGCGGAGACTTGCTGGACTCCCTTTGCGACTCGCTTCTGTGCTTGCTCACCACTCCCTACGAACTTTCGTCTGCAACTCgcctccctccctctctctgcagagccgTCCCCACACCTGCGAAAGGGAGAACGCAGACAGAGGACCGCGGCGACCGACGATGTGAAGAGggtcgaagacgaagcgaaagCGAGGCAAGAGCAGTGTCGGACAATGGAGACAGCGCGCGCCGCAAGGGCGAGAGCCTCGGTGCCCCACCAGCTGCATGCGGGGATGCCGCAAAACTCTTGAATCGGCTTTCAGACCCTCAGACGTCTCGCGAGGAGTTTGAGGAGGCGGAAAAACCAGCGAGcaacgacgagagagaagaggagagaagagaacagagaggagacgagcgaaaagaagagagaggcgacgataTAAGAAAtgaggcagaggaggaggaaggggGTAGGACCAAGATGCGTGGAAGCAGCGAGTTCGTTGCTGAAGAAAGTCtcaggaaaacagagagagggcgaTTTCGAGGACAACAACGGATAGAGAATCATCTGGAGGCGAGTGCTGCGGAGCCGTCTGGAGACAGTGAGACTTCGGGTATCTTGCCAGTTTTTACGGAGGGAAAGGGGGAGGCAAAAACTGCCGCTCCCATCCTTCTTCACCCTTCGTCCCTGTCGCGGCTgatcctcgttttcttcactCCCTTCTTTCAGTCTGCTCTGGAGCCGTCACCGTGTCgccagcgcatgcaacgtGGTGTATGCACACCCGAGAAGGCCCTTGCGCTCTGTCGAGCTGTCAGCAGTCAGGTGGAGAGGCAGCGCGAGAAAATGAAGGCGACGGACTTGCAGAAAtgcgtgtcttctctgcttaTCTTTCGCGCGATATGCCGGGCGTCGGCCCCAGCTCCAGAACAGAAGAGTCTGAGAGATACTTTTCATGGTGCAGCTGCTTCGACTTCGTCACGTGAgattcgcgtttctccttccccttgttcttctcattcttcgacttcttcttcctctgctttttcttctccctctgcttcttctgcttcttcttcacttcctcctctctgcacaGGCAGTCAAGAAGCAGCCAGCGGTCCAGGCCCTACGCGCCCTTCCCTCGCCTGCGGTGAACAAACGGCTGACGAGAGGAGGGAGcgtggagaagagcagacggTTGAGGCCGAGAAATGGAGAGCACAGTTTTGGGGAGAACTGGACGGACTTGCAGAGTGCCTTGTGTCTGAACTTGTCCGCGAAACCAGAGACACAAGTTCTCTTCCAGAGTCGCTGCTGTCGCAGTCTCGGGGGTTCCTCCTGGAGCGCGtcagcgagacgcagagggcgGGCAGAGGGAGATCCGAAGTCCCCACGGAGtcacgagaggaagaacagttgtgtggagaacaagaggagagaaaaaaggtcTGGCTGCTGAAGGAGATTCGGCGACTCCTTCATTCTTTGCCCCGCGCTGGACCGCGTGGATCCGAGGAACCAGAGGAGGAGCACGGGGAAAGATACGCGTCCACATTCGACAGTGAAaacaaacacacagagagaaaagagatcGATTTCGAAGGGACaccaaagaagagagaggagacaggagaaggcgacgttTTTGCTGGAAACGCAAACTGCGGCCTTTCCAGGGAAGCCttgccttcctcgtcctcttgtTTTTCAGGGTCTCTGTCGTCTCAGTCTTCCAAGAGCTACCATCCATCTGTCTGTaagcgttcttcttcgccttcttcttctgcttcatcttcttcgccttcttctgcttcgtcgtcttcgtcttcttcttctgcttcgtcttcttcttcttcgtcttcttcgccttctttttctgctttttctgcttcgcctgttcctccgtcctcttttccttcttctcgggTCCTGTCTCCATCAgattcttcttcgcttgcttcccatctgtcttcgtctgcctgcGGCTTTGttgtggagagaagcggcgcttgtctcgctttttcttctctgttttcttcggtgTTCCCTTCCTCGATTTTGTCGCACTCGCGGAGCCTGCGCGGCACTGCTGCCTCGCTGGCGGCTGTACGTAAGCACCGGCGACGGATGCAGCAGCCTGTCCACTTCCTCGCTCACTTTGAGAAGTTCCGGcggaaacaagaagagaagagtcgcGAGGCGGAGCTCCTGCGCGCGTTCGGCAGGGTGCTCCTCGCGCGAGCGAaggtggaggagaaaaggcaaaCCGCGGATCGGAGAAGCTCGAACTTGGTGAGGCAGTGCATGTCTGCATTCCTCgaacagcgaggagacacccgccTGATGGatgcgctgcttctcccctccctctcgctctgtttcCACCTGCAAGtcgcagaagcgaagaggctgTCGAGCGAGAGACTCGCTCGGAACTCTGGACGACTTTGCCGAATCGAAGGACGCCGACGACTAGAGCATGACCGCgaaagacacggagagacagacagcgaaaacgAGACCGACAGGGGCGCCCGGGGCACTGCAGAAGAGTCCCGAAGCGTTCCCAACAGCGAGTGTAGAAGAACCATCGAGAGACATATTGAAGGCAATGGTgagcaagagagagggagtcgagaagcgcgagcgaaggaagacgacgtGGACCAGGAAGACCTTCCGTTTGTAGGACCTGTCGGGGTGCTGAAAGAACTGCAGCAACTTCTTCTGTTGCCACCCGAGAGCTGGGAGCGACACTTGGCCTCGCGTCCGCTGCTGCGCCTCCTTCAACTTCTGAAACTGTCTGGACGTCACTACACTGGCATATGCGAATTTCTGACGAACAACGAggagctgcttcttcttcctcgactcgcGACAACGCAGGGCGAGCGCGCGAGGCAGCGAGGAGTGGACGGGAGCTGCGCACAGTCGATTGCAAATGAGCGGGGCGAcggggcgcatgcagagacaacgaggatcggaaggaaaaagtggaagaactcttcttcctcggaggcctcgcgagcagagaggccgtggagaagacaggaaggagtcttgggagaaggaggagaaaccaCGGAGAtccacagagacaggacagaTGCAGCGAATgcagaaagacacagcaAAGACGTTCACACAGAGCCTCTTGTCGTGGtgctgcagacgaagaaaacaaacgagagagagcgtcGCGATAGGTTGGAGCGTGAGGAggtgaaacagagagaagggaggacgaCGCTTCAGTCAGCCGAGGGAACGAAGGATGTGAACGTGTACTTGGGTGATTTCAACGCTCAAAGAGAtttccgtttctcgctcAACATGCGAGATCCATTGGGAATACGTACACTCAAcagcctctccttcctccctttcgCAGTGGCATCCGAGAGGCGTTTGGATGCATTTCTCCTCACCTTGATTCGAGTTATTCTTCTGCAGCTACGCCAGCTTCCTGCGGCTTCTTGTCCTCGGTCTGCTCGATATGACGATATTTCACATTGCCATACCCCTCTCGatccttctgcttctcctccttcctcttcgtacttttctgcctcttcttcgtcttcctcttcttcctcttctctcctgtcgttttcgtctcccttgGATCCTCATTCTTCTGGGGCTTCTCcgttgtctgcttctcctcggtCGCCGGCGGTCTTTCAGAGTGTGCCGCAGTCCGCTGCCCTCGGAGTCGGCCTGTTGCACGCGCTCGCGCTGTTGACTGAGCAACTCAAAGCGAAGaacgtttcttcctctcctctccagagagagggagacagcgcaATTCTCTTGAGACAcctggcgcatgcaacgggagaggaagtccttcagctgcttctgcctgGCGACAGACTGTCGAAATTGTcacttctccactttctgcgTCTAGTCGTGGCGACCAACaacctctttctctctccctgtcttccTGCATCTCTCGCTGCCTCAACTCAAGGAGTTGTCCTCTCAACTGGCCGAGGCGGGGGCTCCGATAAATCCGTTGTCCCTCAGAGTCTCGAAGTACCTCGCGCAAGACCGCCTttcgcagaaaaagaggggaaagaacTCGTGTTCAGAGGCAACCTCtcgcgagacgaagaaacaaacgaaactCTCTGGACGCGTCCGGCACCGGCGCTCTCCCCGGGTGTGCAGAGACACCTGAGGGCGCTTGCGGCGACGGCCAGCTGGCTGCTCCTGCCCGAAGAAAGTCACAGGACGCAGCCTTCTCCGGcgtcgagggagagagagagaaacgaggaaggtGGAGTCAATCGCTTTGCAGCTTCTGAAAAACGGATAGAGGTCTCTATGGGATCCGAACGAgatggaggcgaagagaaatCCACAGCTACGGGTGCAGGGCGACGAAACGCGCAGGCAAGAAGACGGAAGATTGcacgagaggcgaaagagtgtcgaggagagagagcaggcgaagaagcgtttgagacagaaaaaaaagcgagaaaagagacagaagttCCGGCATTCTGCGCCGTACCCCCAAGTGCCCTGGCACCTCTCACGCGCTCCTTTgctgaggtgtacagacacctcactcagctgtctgtacacctgaggTCTCGCGACGAGTTCGCgcgttcctcgcttcctcgacaGTCGGAGTTGCAAAGAACTGGGAACCTGGCCGGGATCCCGGAAGGAGACTCATTCCCTGTCTTGTCGCCAGCCTACGAACAAGAAGTCGACATGGTTGAGGTCCTTCGAGAAGCCTACGAGGAacttctgctcctcctcgctGCCGCCGCACTCAGCGCTCAGAGAAGCCTCACCCAGACCCAGTGGAAGACCATAG GTcaggcgcttctcttcagtgtctgtacagccgagtttctgcctttcttcgagGCGACGCTTCCCCTTTGTCGCCGAGGTGCCATCATCGAGCCgcgcgaagaaacggaagagaacgacctctcggcttcgcttctcgacgTGGACGCCGCTGTCAtggatcttcttctttttcttcgatttCTGTCGCGATGCCCTGCTTCCgattctcgctcttcttctccgactTGCCTTCTGTCCTCcagttctctcgcctcgtccGTTTTCCGCGTTCCTCTCGAAAGCGAAACGGAGCAGGGGCGACGGGActcagaagcagagaaagaagagggcagaaacacgagagagagcctGCGGAGTCGCGAGCAgtgcaacagagagagaggaggctttcgcttctctgtctccccggAGAAAGGACGGAGCTTCGCTGAGAGAGATCTTCCTCCAACAGAGAAGTCTTGTAGAAGCAGTGAGGAACTCGCAACGCAAACGGTGGAACGGCTGCTGCTTTTGGTGGACCGCGAAGGCGCCGCTGTGAGGGAAAAAGCTAAGCAGAGACGTCGCCGCGAGGATGTCTTgaaaggcgcagaaggagaaaggcacccggaagcgacagagaaagagacggaaggaggctgttcagagaaagagggCAAGACTACGCAGCgtcaaagaagaagagacgtcTATCTACAGACCTTGCGCCTCCTCGGAGGAGAG tgCGACACACATCTTCTCGGCCAAGTTCTCAAAGGATACCTCAGGGCGGAGCGCGTGGAACGAcgcgaggacagagacagattCTTGCGTCTGAAAAGAAACGCTCTTCACACGCTTCTtgtgctctcttctctggacgcgtag
- a CDS encoding clustered-asparagine-rich protein (encoded by transcript TGME49_321360) — protein sequence MEKVTKKIFVGSIPHTVTEEEFRKKVEEHGSVTALFYMKDQTEGDRGWAFVTYETVYDAQNAIEALNEKHLFNDSSGPALEVRFANQKPGSNSTSFQNKPASAAPGPSVWQEYFTPEGYAYYYNTSTGVTQWEKPEDFDKPAPVVVSRPASVGIVNHAATRFGPPGSNVFVANLPYEWNDIDLIQHFQHFGNILSARIQRGTEGNSRGFGFVSFDNSQAAVNAIRGMNGFSCGGRYLRVFLKKGEEHYLTAAMQAQVAQYLEADRRPRQSARPY from the exons ATGGAGAAAGTCACCAAGAAAATTTTCGTGGGAAGCATCCCCCACACTGTCACGGAG GAAGAATTCCggaagaaggtggaggaaCACGGCTCCGTCACTGCGTTGTTTTACATGAAGGATCAAACTGAGGGAGATCGCGGCTGGGCATTCGTCACCTACGAGACGGTCTACGACGCACAAAATGCCATCGAGGCCTTGAATGAAAAGCATCTCTTCAAT GACAGCTCAGGCCCCGCGCTAGAGGTGCGCTTCGCCAACCAGAAGCCCGGCTCGAATTCAACTTCTTTTCAAAACAAGCCTGCGAGCGCCGCTCCTGGGCCATCGG TGTGGCAAGAATACTTCACACCTGAGGGATACGCGTACTACTATAATACCTCTACGG GTGTCACGCAGTGGGAGAAACCGGAGGACTTTGACAAGCCGGCCCCGGTGGTGGTTTCCAGGCCTGCTTCTGTGGGCATTGTGAACCATGCGGCAACGCGCTTCGGTCCTCCGG gAAGCAATGTATTTGTGGCGAACCTGCCCTACGAGTGGAATGACATCGACCTCATTCAACACTTTCAACATTTTGGAAACATTCTCTCTGCGCGGATTCAAAGAGGCACCGAGGGAAACAGCCGCGGATTTGGAttcgtctccttcgacaACTCTCAAGCG GcagtcaacgcgatccgtgGTATGAACGGATTCAGTTGTGGGGGTCGGTACTTGCGAGTCTTCCtcaaaaagggagaagaacactACCTCACCGCGG cgatgcAGGCGCAAGTTGCGCAGTACCTGGAAGCAGACAGGCGACCGCGACAGAGCGCCCGGCCGTACTGA